In Limisalsivibrio acetivorans, one genomic interval encodes:
- a CDS encoding protein-L-isoaspartate(D-aspartate) O-methyltransferase produces MWSYDLSGVEDQRVIDAVNRVDRAHFVPEELKGSAYYDGPLPIGSHQTISQPSLVAMMTQYTLPRSEAKILEIGTGSGYQAAILGEVFGEVYTTEIIQDLAEEASERLERLGYDNVHVKHSDGYDGWIDEAPFDAILITASAPEFPDELLDQLKDGGRMVYPLGKQGGVQELVITIKKDGKLKHFTAGYVRFVPMTGRIMGHTP; encoded by the coding sequence ATGTGGAGCTATGACCTTTCAGGCGTTGAGGACCAGAGGGTCATCGATGCCGTAAACCGAGTGGACAGAGCGCATTTCGTACCCGAGGAGCTTAAGGGGAGTGCGTACTATGACGGCCCCCTCCCCATCGGCTCCCATCAAACCATAAGCCAGCCCTCGCTCGTGGCCATGATGACCCAGTACACCCTCCCCAGATCGGAGGCAAAGATTCTTGAAATCGGCACAGGTTCCGGTTATCAGGCTGCAATCCTTGGTGAGGTTTTCGGCGAGGTATACACCACAGAGATCATTCAGGATCTCGCCGAAGAGGCTTCGGAACGGCTCGAAAGGCTTGGGTATGACAACGTGCACGTGAAGCATTCCGACGGATACGACGGCTGGATCGATGAGGCCCCCTTCGATGCAATACTCATAACGGCGTCCGCCCCCGAGTTCCCCGATGAGCTTCTGGATCAGCTCAAGGACGGAGGCAGGATGGTGTACCCTCTGGGTAAGCAGGGGGGAGTTCAGGAGCTTGTGATAACCATCAAAAAGGACGGCAAACTCAAGCACTTCACGGCTGGCTATGTCCGTTTCGTGCCTATGACAGGACGGATCATGGGGCATACTCCGTAG
- a CDS encoding ABC transporter substrate-binding protein — translation MIIRILLFCLLLSFSAHAKNFLLFSWENDSLIEKGFRDGIIREFPEARFYTFGCNRDEELMEQYLDYAVTIPDRFYLASSLEAIKAVRRKDPDAPKVFVMVQDPVEEGIVASRKQPSAKATGVSTKIPIQEQLNALRNITDFKTLGILKQLEDHDYLYSLSELERLSDFLGYHVVEIPYPYFGNVNERLEEYKPDVVYIPGSVRVSSEVLASIHAKGIPTISENASLVEKGVLLALVIDQYRAGRFAARLSTEVINGNPIEETPVLAIEHFMVALNIRTAERIGLNIPISLLIIADRIIR, via the coding sequence ATGATTATCCGAATACTTCTCTTCTGCCTCCTCCTGAGCTTCAGTGCCCATGCCAAGAACTTCCTTCTCTTCTCTTGGGAGAACGACAGCCTGATAGAAAAAGGCTTTCGTGACGGCATAATACGTGAATTCCCCGAGGCGAGGTTCTACACCTTCGGTTGCAACCGTGACGAAGAGCTTATGGAGCAGTATCTGGATTACGCCGTAACCATACCGGATCGTTTCTACCTCGCCAGCAGTCTGGAGGCTATCAAGGCTGTGCGCCGTAAGGATCCCGATGCGCCGAAGGTGTTTGTGATGGTGCAGGACCCTGTGGAAGAGGGGATCGTGGCAAGCCGTAAACAGCCCTCCGCAAAGGCCACGGGTGTCAGTACGAAGATCCCCATTCAGGAACAGCTCAACGCACTCAGGAATATAACAGACTTCAAAACCCTCGGCATCCTCAAGCAACTGGAGGATCATGATTATCTTTACAGCCTCTCCGAGCTTGAGCGTCTATCGGACTTCCTCGGCTATCATGTGGTGGAGATACCGTATCCCTACTTCGGCAACGTGAACGAGCGTCTTGAGGAGTATAAGCCGGATGTGGTCTATATACCGGGGAGCGTCAGGGTTAGCAGTGAGGTGCTGGCGAGTATACACGCCAAGGGGATACCCACCATATCCGAGAACGCCTCCCTAGTGGAGAAGGGCGTTCTCCTTGCACTCGTTATAGACCAATACCGTGCCGGACGCTTTGCCGCAAGGCTCAGTACAGAGGTAATCAACGGCAACCCCATAGAGGAAACCCCCGTTCTTGCCATCGAGCATTTCATGGTTGCCCTCAACATACGCACAGCCGAACGCATCGGCCTGAATATCCCCATATCCCTCCTGATTATCGCAGACCGTATTATCCGCTGA
- a CDS encoding sigma-54-dependent transcriptional regulator — translation MPHIAIVDDEKVLVNSLSIALTDEGYSVQSYHNGTDFLSALPGISPDIVLLDLRLPDMSGLEILDRLDTSTMQVIMITAHGDMDSAINAMKSGAYDFINKPFELDEIILLAEKAYQEMRLTSEVEHLRRRNVEGLHQIVGESTPVAELLSQLERLGNIPECTVLVRGESGTGKELVAKAVHTLGGGEETPFIDINCSAFPEHLLESELFGHEKGAFTDAKEKKVGLIEMADGGTLFLDEIGEFPLPLQAKLLRFLESKTFRRVGGNREINVSVRIVAATNRDLERSIREGEFREDLYYRLNVIPVFVPPLREREGDVLLLAEHFLQEYAKRFGRERLILSGGVKNIFSNYAWPGNVRELKNLIERLVIMSANHVIDVGQLPPEMQKSAVSEPSVKRPFSADMNLDVYLAKIEYELIQDAIIKAKGVKSEAAKLLGISRHSLKRRLQRLGQEDE, via the coding sequence ATGCCCCATATAGCTATTGTTGATGACGAAAAGGTTCTTGTTAACTCCCTGAGCATAGCCCTCACCGATGAGGGATACTCTGTGCAGAGCTACCATAACGGAACTGATTTTTTGAGCGCACTCCCCGGCATATCACCGGATATAGTCCTGCTCGATCTCCGTCTACCCGATATGAGCGGCCTTGAGATATTGGACAGGCTGGACACCTCCACAATGCAGGTGATCATGATCACTGCCCACGGCGATATGGACTCCGCCATAAATGCAATGAAATCAGGAGCCTACGACTTCATAAACAAGCCCTTCGAGCTTGATGAGATAATCCTGCTTGCGGAGAAGGCGTATCAGGAGATGCGGCTCACCAGCGAGGTGGAGCATCTGCGCAGGCGGAATGTGGAGGGACTTCATCAGATTGTGGGTGAGAGTACACCCGTTGCCGAACTCCTTTCCCAGCTGGAGAGGCTGGGGAATATCCCCGAATGCACCGTTCTTGTACGTGGGGAGAGCGGAACTGGTAAGGAGCTGGTTGCCAAGGCTGTGCACACCCTCGGCGGCGGCGAGGAGACACCGTTTATAGACATAAACTGCTCCGCCTTTCCAGAGCATCTTCTTGAGAGTGAGCTTTTCGGCCATGAGAAGGGAGCCTTCACCGATGCCAAAGAGAAGAAGGTGGGGCTAATTGAGATGGCGGATGGCGGAACACTCTTCCTCGATGAGATAGGTGAGTTTCCACTCCCTCTGCAGGCTAAGCTTCTCCGTTTTCTGGAATCGAAGACCTTCCGGCGTGTGGGGGGGAACCGTGAGATAAATGTGAGCGTGCGCATAGTGGCCGCCACAAACAGGGATCTTGAGCGTTCTATCCGTGAGGGGGAGTTCCGTGAGGACCTCTATTACAGGCTGAATGTAATCCCTGTTTTTGTTCCCCCTTTAAGGGAGCGGGAAGGGGATGTGCTTCTTCTGGCGGAGCATTTTCTGCAGGAGTATGCGAAACGCTTCGGGCGTGAGAGGCTTATCCTCTCCGGCGGCGTTAAAAATATATTCTCAAACTACGCCTGGCCGGGTAACGTTCGTGAGCTTAAGAACCTCATTGAGCGGCTTGTTATAATGTCTGCGAACCATGTTATCGATGTGGGACAGCTCCCGCCGGAAATGCAGAAGAGCGCTGTCTCCGAGCCTTCGGTTAAAAGGCCCTTCAGCGCAGATATGAACCTTGATGTCTATCTGGCTAAGATCGAGTACGAGCTTATTCAGGATGCAATTATAAAAGCGAAGGGTGTTAAGTCCGAGGCGGCCAAGCTTTTGGGCATAAGCAGGCATTCCCTCAAAAGAAGGCTCCAGAGGCTGGGTCAGGAGGATGAATGA
- a CDS encoding class I SAM-dependent methyltransferase encodes MKSEFDKKAREWDKKERRVRVAKEIAASILERTKVPEGADILDYGTGTGLVLLSFAGRGGTLTGVDTSDEMLKVLREKAEEDEITNLSTAVIDIESARFPGEYDLITASMVMHHMDKPYLLVKEAEEALRPGGFFAAADLEEEDGSFHDASHSVKYAGFSKEAMQSMFHDAGLIDIKSEKVTEIVKEKDGEEKSYSVLLTIGCKP; translated from the coding sequence ATGAAATCAGAGTTCGACAAGAAGGCCAGAGAATGGGATAAGAAGGAACGCAGGGTACGTGTGGCAAAGGAGATTGCCGCATCAATCCTTGAACGCACAAAGGTTCCCGAAGGTGCGGACATACTCGATTACGGCACCGGAACAGGCCTGGTTCTGCTCAGCTTCGCCGGCAGAGGGGGAACCCTCACCGGTGTGGACACCTCCGATGAGATGCTTAAGGTGCTCCGGGAAAAGGCGGAAGAGGATGAGATCACAAACCTTAGCACCGCCGTAATCGACATAGAGAGCGCACGCTTCCCCGGGGAATACGACCTCATAACAGCCAGCATGGTAATGCACCACATGGATAAGCCGTATCTCCTTGTAAAGGAAGCGGAAGAGGCTTTGAGGCCCGGAGGATTCTTCGCAGCAGCGGATCTTGAGGAGGAGGACGGCTCCTTCCATGATGCTTCCCACTCGGTTAAATACGCCGGATTCAGCAAAGAAGCCATGCAAAGTATGTTCCACGATGCAGGTCTTATCGATATAAAATCAGAAAAAGTAACCGAGATCGTAAAGGAGAAGGACGGAGAAGAGAAAAGCTACTCCGTTTTGCTCACCATAGGATGCAAACCCTGA
- a CDS encoding TIGR04013 family B12-binding domain/radical SAM domain-containing protein has protein sequence MPNVIFLVTKHNRASVSALAAAMEENPLTSEVPFTYAKTPEEITAGSVAVISFTTLNILETAEAVHSIRERCGEEITIIAGGAHPSAEPEETLRLGADYVIRGEGEISFPGFINSLIRGDDPLSVKGVSGWRNGEAVISGYSPKVELDKHAPFPVRPKNFSYIEITRGCPAACRYCQASYLFGNSYRHRSIENINYHLKRVVDVGMKDIRFSTPDCLSYGVHKGESPDLDIVQRLLETMSETAKDRNIYMGTFPAEIWPASVSREGIGLLKRYCANSNIVIGAQTGSERMLEHLHRRHTVQDVIDAVRIIREAGYITNVDFLFGLPGETEEDEILSLKLMEELTTMGARIHAHAFMPLAGTPLSHSPPPVFSEKTLKALNRLTGKGLEFGQWRRQRNAASMIYHFRKRFLETGDTHASKAYAEEVSSIL, from the coding sequence ATGCCGAACGTTATATTCCTTGTAACCAAACATAACCGTGCCAGCGTGTCCGCTCTGGCCGCCGCAATGGAGGAGAACCCGTTAACCTCAGAGGTTCCCTTCACCTATGCAAAAACACCGGAGGAGATCACCGCCGGCTCCGTTGCTGTAATATCATTCACAACGCTTAATATATTAGAGACAGCCGAGGCGGTTCACTCCATAAGGGAACGGTGCGGTGAGGAGATAACCATAATCGCAGGGGGCGCCCACCCCAGTGCTGAACCGGAAGAAACCCTCAGGCTCGGTGCGGACTATGTTATTCGTGGTGAAGGGGAGATAAGCTTCCCCGGGTTCATAAACTCGCTCATAAGAGGGGACGACCCCCTCTCCGTAAAAGGGGTGAGCGGCTGGAGAAACGGCGAGGCGGTGATTAGCGGCTATTCCCCAAAGGTTGAACTCGATAAGCACGCACCCTTTCCTGTCCGGCCTAAAAACTTTTCATATATCGAAATAACAAGGGGATGCCCCGCCGCATGCAGGTACTGTCAGGCCAGCTACCTTTTCGGAAACAGCTACAGGCACAGGAGCATCGAAAATATCAACTACCACCTCAAAAGGGTTGTGGATGTGGGGATGAAGGATATCCGATTCTCCACCCCCGACTGCCTCTCCTACGGCGTCCATAAAGGGGAGAGCCCCGATCTGGACATAGTTCAAAGGCTTCTGGAAACGATGAGCGAAACCGCCAAAGATCGCAACATCTATATGGGAACCTTCCCCGCAGAGATCTGGCCCGCCTCGGTGAGCAGAGAGGGGATCGGATTACTGAAAAGATACTGCGCCAACAGCAACATCGTAATCGGAGCCCAGACGGGCAGCGAAAGGATGCTTGAACACCTCCACCGCAGGCACACGGTGCAGGATGTCATAGACGCAGTGAGGATAATACGGGAAGCGGGCTATATAACCAATGTGGACTTCCTCTTCGGACTCCCGGGGGAAACCGAAGAGGACGAAATACTCAGTCTCAAACTTATGGAGGAGCTCACCACCATGGGTGCAAGGATCCACGCCCACGCCTTTATGCCGCTGGCCGGCACCCCGCTCTCCCATTCACCGCCGCCGGTTTTCTCTGAAAAAACGCTCAAGGCGCTTAACCGACTCACAGGTAAGGGGCTTGAGTTTGGCCAATGGAGAAGACAGAGGAACGCCGCCAGCATGATATACCACTTCCGCAAACGTTTCCTTGAAACAGGAGATACACACGCCTCCAAAGCCTACGCAGAAGAGGTGAGCTCTATCCTCTGA
- a CDS encoding DUF3124 domain-containing protein: MKKLTVIILIMLSAVSVWAFNVDKSKGQTVYIPVYSEIYAGARSKPMDLVVTVSIHNTSSEESILLEKVDYHDTSGNLIKHYLDKPLLLGPLATAQYIVREKDDTGGSGANFIVKWSAKEKVPQPVTESVMIGAKSSLGISFVSPGVIIK; encoded by the coding sequence ATGAAGAAGCTTACGGTTATAATCCTAATCATGCTCAGCGCTGTAAGTGTCTGGGCATTCAATGTAGACAAGAGTAAGGGGCAGACGGTGTACATCCCTGTCTACTCCGAAATATACGCCGGAGCCCGCTCTAAGCCCATGGATCTCGTGGTTACGGTGAGCATACACAACACATCCTCCGAAGAGAGCATTCTCCTCGAAAAGGTGGACTACCACGATACATCGGGAAACCTTATCAAGCACTACCTTGATAAACCGCTACTCCTCGGCCCCCTTGCAACGGCGCAGTATATCGTTAGAGAAAAGGATGACACGGGGGGTTCCGGCGCAAACTTCATCGTAAAATGGAGTGCAAAGGAGAAGGTTCCCCAGCCTGTAACCGAATCGGTGATGATCGGCGCAAAGTCATCCCTTGGCATCTCCTTCGTATCCCCCGGAGTTATCATCAAGTAA
- a CDS encoding sensor histidine kinase, with product MGVNSLSFRARILLFYFIFGFLPMLIISYFSFTAASGSISRITEKQLTELVQRISQQTESSYEKTRGDILELSNNPLIQLSFLQFSYGQRMEAVYSKLNVYRANSDLFSGISLYTPDGQAVMSVPPDREPEHLKTTVLDGFQDDFTVKQQFGRDKILMMKRVYDFEDETVPVGLLVFDIPLNVFTEFVDSADLGEGIHKRITSGEGAVVYDNGEVFENYEKEIKVYRTEILPLDWQVSIEIPERVLFKDIYALREKSILFAMIIAAIALGAALMFVGRILTPVRSILEGIRRFSKGDMDYRIKLRTGKEMRMLADAFDQMAEDLQKRQNELMQANKLASLGLMSAGIAHEIKNPLAGIKTSIQVLLKRIRTESNVSLATGVLEEVDRLNKIVGDLLNFSKPGPSNRIEYPLKKITDNCIQLMNKDLKDKEVTLYDEVEEINVNVDPSQTHQIIVNLLLNALAAVERGKGKIWVKSCMDPETGRACLSIRDNGKGIPEDKLDRVFDPFFTLSSEGTGLGLSVVFTLLKQNEISYKLKSREGEGTEFRLLFKE from the coding sequence ATGGGAGTAAACAGCCTTTCATTCAGAGCCCGAATTCTGCTTTTCTACTTCATCTTCGGATTCCTTCCGATGCTTATCATATCGTATTTCTCATTTACTGCGGCATCGGGTTCCATCAGCCGAATCACTGAGAAACAGCTTACGGAGCTCGTGCAGAGAATCTCTCAGCAGACCGAAAGCTCCTACGAGAAAACGAGGGGGGACATACTTGAACTCTCGAATAACCCTCTTATACAGCTCTCATTCCTCCAATTCTCCTACGGCCAGAGGATGGAGGCGGTTTACAGCAAGCTGAACGTTTACAGGGCAAACTCCGACCTTTTCAGCGGGATCAGCCTTTATACCCCCGATGGTCAGGCGGTTATGTCCGTTCCGCCGGACAGAGAGCCCGAACACCTCAAAACCACGGTTCTCGACGGCTTTCAGGATGACTTCACCGTAAAACAGCAGTTCGGACGTGATAAGATACTTATGATGAAGCGTGTTTACGATTTCGAGGACGAAACCGTTCCCGTAGGCCTGCTTGTTTTTGATATACCGCTGAATGTTTTTACAGAGTTTGTTGATTCCGCAGACCTCGGCGAGGGGATCCATAAGCGCATAACATCCGGAGAGGGTGCTGTTGTTTATGATAACGGCGAGGTTTTTGAGAACTATGAGAAGGAGATAAAGGTCTACCGCACCGAGATCCTCCCCCTTGACTGGCAGGTCTCCATAGAGATCCCCGAACGTGTCCTTTTCAAGGATATATACGCCCTGCGTGAGAAGAGCATCCTCTTTGCGATGATAATCGCCGCCATCGCCCTCGGTGCGGCATTGATGTTCGTGGGGAGGATCCTCACCCCTGTCCGTTCCATCCTTGAGGGGATACGTCGTTTCTCCAAAGGGGATATGGATTACCGCATAAAACTTCGCACAGGTAAGGAGATGCGGATGCTTGCCGATGCCTTCGACCAGATGGCGGAGGATCTGCAGAAACGCCAGAACGAGCTTATGCAGGCGAACAAGCTCGCCTCCCTCGGGTTGATGTCCGCAGGTATCGCCCATGAGATCAAGAATCCGCTGGCCGGCATAAAGACGAGTATTCAGGTTCTGCTGAAGCGAATACGCACCGAATCGAATGTGTCCCTTGCCACAGGCGTTCTTGAGGAGGTGGACAGGCTGAACAAGATCGTAGGTGATCTGCTGAATTTCTCCAAGCCGGGGCCCTCCAACAGGATCGAATACCCCTTGAAGAAGATTACGGACAACTGTATACAGCTTATGAATAAAGACCTTAAGGATAAAGAGGTTACACTCTATGACGAGGTGGAGGAGATAAACGTTAATGTGGATCCCTCCCAGACACACCAGATAATCGTGAATCTCCTGCTGAACGCCCTTGCCGCCGTCGAAAGAGGGAAGGGGAAGATATGGGTGAAGAGCTGTATGGATCCGGAAACGGGGAGGGCGTGTCTGAGTATCAGGGATAACGGCAAAGGTATCCCCGAAGACAAGCTGGACAGGGTATTCGACCCCTTCTTCACCCTCTCAAGCGAAGGTACAGGGCTTGGGCTCTCGGTGGTTTTCACGCTCCTCAAGCAGAACGAGATATCCTATAAACTTAAAAGCAGAGAGGGGGAGGGGACGGAGTTCCGCCTCCTCTTTAAGGAATAG